Proteins encoded by one window of Cellvibrio sp. KY-GH-1:
- a CDS encoding class I adenylate cyclase, whose amino-acid sequence MQSKLIPSRPIDIHNIDEGVDRKQLSQLKQRFMDLNRVRHERTCAALSDRQQQFLQLLPLLFHVNHPMLPGYCSHSTPAGIYQYSPNNDELRLAKIIARSFQYNRDLTEKQAQIDALFLMGSVGTVAQSDASDLDIWVCHSLGDEPQQLQELDRKCSLISQWAEQQIHLEVHCFLMQNGEFSNLRGQQLSTEGSGSAQHYLLLDEFYRTALWLAGKVPLWWFIPASQEADYAIYREKLLSKRFIKPEEVIDFGGLPEIPANEFVGAGVWQLYKGIESPYKSVLKLLLLEAYASNMANMAVSAEDADSLSADMQITEDPAAHHQQKLSTTSEPLALSFKRAIYAATPDADLLDPYVMVYQRLENYLNLHHQLQRLELVRRCFYFKVNKALSRTSRNPNKSWQRKLLEELVKTWQWSTHQLHMLDNRAYWKAPHVISERALLVNELNQSYRLLNELNKHQGQDIAISNEELLILGRKLHAAFERKAGKIEWINPGISRDLSEDHLCCIREQSEAGESWQLLRGSFNDLSLRNINVEPIKRSRNLMELLLWCHANEIMASHTKIDIVGSGFVLSSLQKQQLLQTLQQWLPLPLATDHQQFTRPASVERLLFIINVGVEPQSELHKKGMQMLTSQKDALGYSGLRENLMLNADVIQINSWGELLCRHYASDALVNCLQHYFRLIPPGKHASLPELTVRCFSIGQGSNIAQRLTELWRDIISCFYSGTRPRTSRYVLEVGDEYLLLQFFQQQPQISRFKTYEKLLEKLSQPQLEFSPIVIDSYCLRDKPLRLICNTLKPNGIYVFYQQQNSQAIITLIDEKGSLFSARTEFHNQQTLLRPLVHFIRAALQRLHMDGDLNNKHVEQETIYLYELMGNFKQQHGFVEARGLQREVSQLHFINIKAIAEMDDQELRFTIFCDEQEFSTLAYGADLFKAVASYIMRRRQRNERYPCYITDLDLSLCRDVLAQQTGLQLGHYLQLKADLERRLNQALAQL is encoded by the coding sequence ATGCAATCCAAGCTTATTCCATCGCGCCCCATCGACATTCACAACATCGATGAGGGTGTGGACCGCAAGCAACTCAGCCAACTAAAACAGCGCTTTATGGATTTGAATCGCGTTCGTCATGAACGCACCTGCGCTGCATTGTCTGATCGTCAACAACAGTTTTTGCAATTATTACCGCTGCTGTTTCACGTAAACCATCCGATGCTGCCCGGCTATTGTTCGCACTCTACGCCAGCTGGCATTTACCAATACTCACCCAACAACGATGAATTGCGCCTGGCAAAAATTATTGCGCGCAGCTTTCAATACAATCGCGACCTGACCGAAAAACAAGCGCAAATAGATGCACTGTTTTTAATGGGAAGTGTCGGCACTGTTGCACAAAGTGATGCGAGCGATCTGGATATTTGGGTGTGCCATAGCTTGGGTGATGAGCCGCAACAACTACAGGAGCTGGATCGAAAATGTTCGCTCATTAGTCAATGGGCCGAACAGCAAATCCACCTTGAAGTACACTGTTTTTTAATGCAGAACGGTGAATTCTCCAACTTGCGCGGCCAGCAGTTAAGCACCGAAGGTAGTGGCTCTGCGCAACATTATTTGTTATTAGACGAGTTTTATCGCACCGCATTGTGGCTTGCCGGTAAGGTCCCGCTCTGGTGGTTTATTCCTGCTTCGCAAGAGGCAGACTACGCAATCTATCGTGAAAAATTATTAAGCAAACGTTTTATTAAGCCGGAAGAAGTCATTGATTTTGGCGGGTTACCGGAAATTCCCGCGAATGAATTTGTGGGTGCCGGTGTATGGCAACTCTACAAGGGCATAGAGTCACCGTATAAATCCGTACTAAAACTTTTATTGCTCGAAGCCTATGCGAGCAATATGGCGAACATGGCAGTGAGTGCAGAAGATGCTGACTCACTGTCCGCTGATATGCAAATTACCGAAGACCCAGCAGCACATCACCAGCAGAAACTATCAACGACCAGCGAACCACTGGCCCTCAGTTTCAAGCGCGCCATCTACGCCGCCACGCCGGATGCCGATCTCCTCGACCCTTATGTCATGGTGTATCAGCGGCTGGAAAATTATTTGAACCTGCACCATCAATTGCAGCGCCTGGAATTAGTCCGCCGATGCTTTTATTTTAAAGTCAATAAGGCCCTATCGCGCACCAGTCGAAACCCGAATAAATCCTGGCAACGAAAATTATTGGAAGAGCTGGTAAAAACCTGGCAATGGTCCACCCATCAATTGCATATGCTCGACAACCGCGCCTATTGGAAAGCGCCCCATGTTATTAGCGAACGAGCGCTATTGGTTAACGAATTAAACCAAAGCTATCGCCTACTCAACGAATTAAACAAGCATCAAGGGCAAGACATTGCCATCAGCAATGAAGAGCTATTGATACTCGGGCGCAAACTGCATGCTGCCTTTGAACGCAAAGCGGGAAAAATAGAATGGATTAACCCGGGCATCTCGCGTGACTTAAGCGAAGACCATTTGTGTTGCATTCGCGAGCAAAGCGAAGCTGGTGAAAGCTGGCAATTATTGCGTGGCAGTTTTAACGACCTGAGCTTGCGCAATATAAATGTGGAACCCATTAAACGCTCACGCAACCTGATGGAGTTGTTGCTCTGGTGCCATGCCAATGAAATTATGGCCAGTCACACTAAAATAGATATAGTGGGTAGCGGATTTGTGCTCAGCAGTTTACAAAAACAACAATTGCTGCAAACCTTGCAACAATGGTTGCCATTACCGCTTGCTACCGATCACCAGCAGTTTACACGGCCAGCGAGCGTGGAACGCTTACTGTTTATTATTAATGTTGGCGTGGAGCCTCAATCTGAACTGCATAAAAAAGGCATGCAAATGCTAACCAGTCAAAAAGATGCTTTGGGCTACAGCGGCTTGCGCGAAAACCTGATGCTGAACGCAGATGTAATTCAGATCAACTCCTGGGGCGAGCTGTTATGCCGTCATTACGCCAGTGATGCTCTGGTAAATTGTTTGCAACATTATTTTCGTTTAATACCTCCCGGAAAACATGCGTCATTGCCCGAATTAACCGTGCGCTGTTTTAGCATTGGCCAAGGAAGCAATATTGCCCAGCGCTTGACCGAGCTTTGGCGCGACATTATCAGTTGCTTCTACTCCGGAACGCGGCCGCGCACCAGCCGTTATGTTCTGGAAGTCGGTGATGAATACTTGTTGTTGCAATTTTTCCAGCAGCAACCGCAAATTTCTCGTTTTAAAACCTATGAAAAACTGTTGGAAAAACTCAGCCAGCCACAGTTGGAATTTAGCCCTATTGTCATAGACAGTTATTGCCTGCGCGACAAACCCTTGCGCCTTATCTGCAATACGCTAAAACCCAATGGCATTTATGTGTTTTATCAACAACAAAACAGCCAAGCCATTATCACACTGATCGATGAAAAGGGCTCGTTGTTTAGTGCTCGCACCGAATTCCATAACCAGCAAACGCTACTTCGCCCACTGGTGCATTTTATTCGCGCCGCGCTACAGCGCTTGCATATGGATGGTGACCTCAACAATAAACATGTTGAGCAGGAAACGATTTATCTGTATGAACTAATGGGAAACTTTAAACAACAGCACGGATTTGTGGAGGCGCGCGGCCTACAGCGTGAAGTCAGTCAATTGCATTTTATCAATATCAAAGCCATCGCCGAAATGGATGATCAGGAACTACGCTTCACAATTTTTTGCGATGAGCAGGAATTTTCTACATTGGCGTATGGCGCCGATTTATTTAAAGCTGTCGCCAGCTATATTATGCGTCGTCGCCAGCGCAATGAGCGTTACCCCTGTTACATTACCGACCTGGATCTATCCCTCTGTCGCGACGTTCTCGCCCAGCAAACCGGTTTACAACTTGGCCATTATCTTCAATTAAAAGCTGATTTGGAGCGCCGATTGAATCAAGCTCTCGCGCAACTGTGA
- a CDS encoding AraC family transcriptional regulator, with the protein MNNLLAELAMRARCVALNEGMTPTALECVQLFRSDQPTAITHSIYEPSVCIIAQGQKQARLGDETYIYNPSHYLVASVDLPVRGQVIEASAEQPYLCIRLGLKPHKISEMLVENRQLLRPEKTLKRGLFVSQANYQLLDAVLRLLRLLDTPKDLPILAPLVEREILYRLLQDEQAITLQQTAQTDSHAQQIARVINALKRDYHKNWRIEDLAQLACMSNSALHAHFKTITNMTPLQFQKQLRLQEARRLLFSENLDAATASHRVGYESPSQFNREYHRMFGLPPVRDLARIRNANPELLNA; encoded by the coding sequence ATGAATAACCTGTTAGCTGAATTGGCAATGCGTGCACGATGCGTGGCGCTGAATGAAGGCATGACGCCCACTGCCCTTGAATGCGTGCAATTGTTTCGCAGCGATCAACCCACGGCAATAACCCACAGTATTTATGAGCCGTCGGTATGCATCATCGCGCAAGGGCAAAAGCAAGCGCGCCTGGGCGACGAAACCTATATCTATAATCCCTCCCATTATCTGGTTGCATCGGTAGATTTGCCGGTGCGCGGCCAGGTAATCGAAGCTAGCGCGGAGCAACCCTACCTGTGTATCCGCTTGGGATTAAAGCCGCACAAAATCAGCGAGATGCTGGTCGAAAATCGCCAGCTGTTGCGCCCGGAAAAAACACTCAAGCGCGGGCTGTTTGTCAGCCAGGCCAATTACCAGTTGCTCGATGCGGTATTGCGCCTGCTGCGCTTGCTTGATACTCCGAAAGATTTGCCAATCCTTGCGCCGTTGGTGGAGCGGGAAATTCTTTATCGACTACTGCAAGACGAACAAGCCATCACCTTGCAACAAACTGCGCAAACCGACAGCCATGCCCAGCAAATTGCGCGGGTGATTAACGCGTTGAAGCGCGATTACCATAAAAACTGGCGAATTGAAGATCTGGCGCAACTGGCTTGCATGAGTAATTCAGCACTGCATGCACACTTCAAAACAATCACCAATATGACGCCTCTGCAATTCCAAAAACAATTGCGCCTGCAAGAAGCGCGACGCCTGTTATTCAGTGAGAATCTGGATGCGGCAACCGCCAGTCATCGCGTCGGCTACGAAAGCCCATCGCAATTTAATCGCGAATATCACCGCATGTTTGGTTTGCCGCCGGTGCGCGACCTCGCGCGTATCCGCAATGCAAACCCAGAATTATTGAATGCCTAG
- a CDS encoding ester cyclase yields the protein MYHHQHLAAQVKQFLNGALSAPQSQLDNLLAPQIHCWGFPEFDPTNRAEYQGFFNYLVDVFAQRQWSIEQLLASDSQVLVRFHISGYHHEEFMGLPATGAYLEFSSHILFRVRDGLIDESWMYKKSLRMTTKKGNVFELIPDARLQTGQLPAVLSRCS from the coding sequence ATGTACCATCACCAACACCTCGCCGCTCAGGTCAAACAATTCCTCAATGGTGCCCTCTCGGCTCCTCAAAGCCAGTTGGATAATCTGCTGGCCCCGCAGATTCACTGTTGGGGTTTTCCAGAGTTTGATCCCACCAATCGGGCGGAATATCAGGGATTTTTCAATTATCTGGTGGATGTATTTGCACAGCGCCAATGGTCGATTGAACAATTGCTCGCCAGTGATTCTCAGGTACTGGTGCGATTTCACATTAGCGGTTATCACCACGAAGAGTTTATGGGATTACCGGCGACCGGCGCTTACCTGGAATTTAGTTCACACATCTTGTTTCGGGTACGTGATGGTTTAATTGACGAATCCTGGATGTATAAAAAATCCCTGCGTATGACCACCAAAAAAGGCAATGTGTTTGAGCTAATCCCCGATGCCAGGTTGCAGACAGGTCAGCTCCCAGCGGTACTGTCGCGCTGCAGTTAA
- a CDS encoding nucleoside deaminase, with amino-acid sequence MTMDPFMQAAIEEARKGLEEGGIPIGSVLVIDGRIVGRGHNQRIQKGSCVLHAEMDCLENAGRLSARDYQRATLYSTLSPCDMCSGTVLLYGIPKVVVGENTTFQGPEAYVRSRGVTLEIHNNEECQQLMRDFIAHNPELWNEDIGE; translated from the coding sequence ATGACTATGGACCCATTTATGCAAGCCGCAATTGAGGAAGCCAGGAAAGGGTTGGAAGAAGGCGGCATTCCTATTGGATCGGTATTAGTGATCGATGGCCGTATCGTCGGGCGCGGCCACAACCAGCGCATCCAGAAAGGTTCGTGTGTTTTGCATGCGGAAATGGATTGTCTGGAAAATGCCGGTCGGCTCAGCGCGCGCGATTACCAACGGGCGACACTCTACTCCACCCTATCGCCATGTGATATGTGCAGCGGCACCGTCCTGCTATACGGAATCCCCAAGGTGGTCGTCGGTGAAAACACCACTTTCCAGGGGCCGGAAGCCTATGTACGCAGCCGCGGAGTGACTCTGGAGATTCACAACAACGAAGAATGCCAACAACTAATGCGCGATTTTATTGCGCACAACCCCGAACTCTGGAATGAGGATATAGGTGAATAA
- a CDS encoding response regulator — MGRKSLHSGDSEEALAAKIQLLEEELSSLKQSLHAKHAINQLRASAQLPLSSTESDQDAPGPLRKAEGATFDETWVQETLRYLVKQQHPHSIQQVLRKVGSLLGLREIGLWSWDAQDAQLNLLSQWSASDLPDASRCRLQAPDWLRFAVKADSSELRKLQNGEALALSATDPDLASASEPLRQLGIFNSLIIPLTEQAQLRGLMSLHRDSPNTWHPQDTKALGSLLNWLFRFMQQHEHLRLMNDRDTRHQYAMEASNDGIWDWNLLTNKIYFSRSYLRMLGYDYEDLPGNLNTLRDYFVHPEDLDNMLHEYQTTIDNKRDSLQLQFRLLHRDGHVIWVHSKAKFFEPDHQGRPTRCVGVNTDVTDFMNSREELLNAKAQADLASKTKSEFLARVSHEIRTPMNAIIGIGYLLQDTTLDEQQKSYLMSINSAADSLLQIINQLLDFSKIEAGRVILEYAHFDLDQLFEKISRLFEISALHRTVNIVYDIKADVPRFLRGDASRLSQILSHLISNAFQYSNTSQVVVRVRRLPQTQKQVVLQFVVEDSGLGMTNEKLAHIKERLVFNKYHADTERNSYGLGICSHLVHLMQGEFQIDSQLNKGCKVTFSAAFEHSHLGEKALVNHPRDLNNIRVLIVDDNTIARTIIASTARSIHLQVDEIDNPFSAIERIRQADNLGQPYHFILLDYRMPNMNGLQLTGLIKSDNSLKQKPRVFLISAYHRDEISSADPNAILVDEFLSKPVSESRLFDAISQAIGRESLLQQISPEVIAANDTLDVLDNTRMLIVEDNIVNQQVIRGILKKKHIHTTIAGNGIEALQILENTDEAFDAILMDLEMPEMDGLEATRRIRAGQLRNNIQLQHIPIVAVTAQAMRGDRERCLAIGMNGYLSKPVNPELLYSTLADILRKKKMPSSNPQR, encoded by the coding sequence ATGGGCAGAAAATCCTTGCATTCAGGAGATTCAGAAGAAGCACTGGCAGCAAAAATACAGCTGCTGGAGGAGGAGCTGTCGTCCCTGAAACAAAGCCTGCACGCCAAACACGCCATTAACCAGCTGCGCGCCAGCGCCCAACTTCCCCTCAGCTCTACCGAGAGCGATCAGGACGCGCCTGGTCCACTGCGCAAAGCTGAAGGCGCTACCTTTGATGAAACCTGGGTACAGGAAACCCTCCGGTACTTGGTTAAACAGCAACACCCGCACAGCATTCAGCAGGTTCTGCGCAAAGTGGGTAGCCTGCTGGGCTTGCGCGAGATAGGCCTATGGAGTTGGGATGCACAGGATGCACAACTCAATTTACTCAGCCAATGGAGCGCTAGCGACCTGCCGGATGCCAGCCGCTGTCGGCTGCAAGCCCCGGATTGGCTAAGGTTTGCCGTGAAAGCTGACTCCAGCGAATTACGTAAGCTGCAAAACGGAGAGGCGCTAGCGTTGTCTGCCACTGATCCCGACCTCGCCTCCGCGTCCGAGCCCTTGCGTCAGTTGGGAATCTTCAACAGCCTGATTATCCCGCTCACCGAGCAAGCCCAATTGCGCGGCTTAATGAGTTTGCACCGCGACAGCCCCAACACCTGGCACCCACAGGACACCAAGGCGCTGGGCAGTTTGCTGAACTGGTTATTCCGCTTCATGCAGCAACACGAACACCTGCGTTTAATGAATGACCGCGACACCCGCCATCAATATGCGATGGAAGCCAGTAACGACGGCATTTGGGATTGGAATTTATTAACCAACAAAATCTATTTCAGCCGCAGTTATTTGCGAATGCTGGGTTACGACTACGAAGATCTGCCCGGCAATTTAAATACGTTACGCGATTACTTTGTCCACCCCGAAGACCTGGACAATATGCTGCACGAATATCAAACCACCATCGACAACAAACGCGACTCACTGCAATTACAATTCCGCTTGTTGCATCGCGATGGCCATGTGATCTGGGTACATTCCAAAGCCAAATTCTTTGAGCCAGATCATCAGGGCCGCCCCACTCGCTGCGTGGGCGTTAATACCGATGTGACTGATTTTATGAACTCGCGCGAAGAGCTGCTCAATGCCAAGGCGCAAGCCGATCTGGCGAGCAAAACGAAAAGCGAGTTTCTCGCGCGCGTTAGCCATGAAATTCGCACCCCCATGAATGCGATTATCGGTATCGGCTACCTATTGCAAGACACCACTTTGGATGAGCAGCAAAAAAGCTATTTGATGAGCATTAATTCCGCCGCGGATTCGCTCTTGCAAATCATCAATCAACTGCTCGACTTCTCCAAAATTGAAGCGGGGCGAGTTATTCTGGAATACGCCCATTTCGATCTTGATCAGTTATTTGAAAAAATTTCGCGCCTGTTTGAAATCAGCGCGTTACATCGCACGGTCAATATTGTGTATGACATCAAAGCCGATGTGCCACGCTTTTTGCGCGGCGATGCCTCGCGTTTGAGCCAGATCCTCAGCCATTTGATTAGCAATGCGTTTCAATATTCCAACACTAGCCAAGTCGTTGTCCGCGTGCGCCGCTTGCCGCAAACACAAAAACAAGTTGTGTTGCAATTTGTCGTAGAAGACAGCGGTCTGGGGATGACCAATGAAAAATTGGCACACATCAAAGAACGACTGGTGTTTAACAAATACCATGCCGACACCGAAAGAAATTCCTACGGCCTCGGCATTTGCAGTCACCTTGTGCACTTAATGCAAGGCGAGTTTCAAATTGATTCCCAATTAAATAAAGGCTGCAAGGTAACCTTTAGTGCCGCGTTCGAGCACAGTCACCTGGGTGAAAAAGCCTTGGTAAATCACCCGCGCGATTTAAACAATATTCGCGTGTTGATTGTGGATGACAACACCATCGCACGTACCATTATCGCGAGTACTGCGCGCAGCATCCATTTGCAAGTGGATGAAATTGACAATCCCTTTAGTGCCATTGAGCGCATTCGCCAGGCCGACAATCTGGGGCAGCCTTATCATTTTATTTTACTCGATTACCGCATGCCCAACATGAATGGCTTGCAGCTCACCGGTTTAATTAAGTCGGATAACAGCTTGAAACAAAAGCCCCGGGTGTTTTTGATTTCCGCCTATCATCGCGATGAAATTTCCAGCGCCGACCCCAACGCTATTTTGGTGGATGAATTCTTAAGTAAACCCGTCAGTGAGTCGCGTTTATTTGATGCCATCAGCCAGGCCATAGGGCGTGAAAGCCTGCTACAACAAATCAGCCCGGAAGTAATTGCTGCCAATGACACACTCGATGTATTGGACAATACCCGTATGCTGATTGTGGAAGATAATATTGTTAATCAGCAGGTGATTCGCGGCATATTGAAAAAGAAGCATATCCACACCACCATCGCCGGCAATGGCATAGAAGCATTACAAATATTGGAAAACACCGACGAAGCCTTCGATGCAATTTTGATGGATTTGGAAATGCCGGAAATGGATGGGCTGGAGGCCACGCGCCGTATTCGCGCAGGCCAATTGCGCAACAACATCCAGCTGCAACACATTCCCATTGTCGCCGTCACCGCCCAAGCGATGCGCGGCGACCGCGAGCGCTGCCTGGCCATCGGCATGAATGGGTATCTGTCTAAACCGGTAAATCCGGAATTGCTCTACAGTACACTCGCCGATATTCTGCGCAAGAAAAAAATGCCCAGTAGCAACCCGCAGCGTTAA
- a CDS encoding PAS domain-containing sensor histidine kinase, which yields MRQLLLFCALAMTSLGARADMFAIFREPDGSTKWQYVANTSAGVLIITLVIVLLFLFRAHRRAMRWNRALTDIKVNLEQRVAQRTAVLQQTTEQLQEREAYIASIVNSMPVMLIGLNQQLHITQWNKKAEEITGRPLQDVIGKNLWEAYSAITLTKEQVQAVLASGETTSLKHTQRGQYTFDITLYPLDNQNTGIVILISDVTKLVSAENKLAERDKVSAMGELASAMAYDISLPINTIFARVSSARQEIEAAELGEVKQFLLQEVETVRQSAQQATAIAHNLLDLARAHRDSKQLAEIPPIMDRAIELASDLFTDVNGITFKYINIRRNYADALPQIPCFATELEQVFVRLMRNAFYALNAKLWDEHNKPWINIEIGTFYDSLWIKLEHNGKSLTEEEQLDIFQPFFALSEHNSSFPVEQRLSYSHFIITDHHRGQMAVTSDDEHGTCFNIQLALR from the coding sequence ATGAGACAACTTCTGCTTTTTTGTGCGCTGGCCATGACCAGTCTTGGCGCCCGCGCTGATATGTTCGCCATCTTCCGTGAGCCCGATGGCAGCACCAAATGGCAGTATGTGGCCAACACCTCGGCGGGGGTTTTAATTATTACCTTGGTAATTGTGCTGCTGTTTTTGTTTCGCGCCCATCGCCGCGCCATGCGTTGGAACCGCGCGCTCACTGATATCAAAGTCAATCTGGAACAGCGGGTTGCCCAACGTACTGCAGTGTTGCAGCAAACTACTGAGCAATTACAAGAGCGCGAGGCTTATATCGCGAGCATTGTTAACTCTATGCCGGTGATGTTGATTGGCTTGAATCAGCAGTTGCACATTACCCAGTGGAACAAAAAAGCTGAAGAAATTACCGGACGCCCGCTGCAGGATGTGATTGGTAAAAATTTGTGGGAGGCTTATTCCGCGATCACGCTTACCAAAGAGCAGGTGCAGGCGGTATTGGCGAGTGGAGAAACCACTAGCCTTAAACACACCCAGCGCGGTCAATACACCTTTGATATCACGCTGTATCCACTCGACAATCAAAACACCGGCATAGTGATTTTGATTTCGGATGTCACCAAGTTAGTCAGCGCCGAAAATAAATTGGCAGAACGTGATAAAGTATCGGCCATGGGGGAATTGGCTTCTGCGATGGCTTACGACATTAGCTTGCCGATTAATACCATTTTTGCGCGCGTTTCCAGTGCGCGTCAGGAAATTGAAGCTGCTGAGTTGGGCGAGGTAAAACAATTTCTATTACAGGAAGTGGAAACCGTACGTCAAAGTGCGCAACAAGCTACTGCGATTGCGCACAATTTATTGGATCTGGCGCGTGCGCATCGCGACAGCAAACAGCTCGCAGAAATTCCGCCGATTATGGATCGTGCCATCGAACTGGCGAGCGATTTGTTTACTGATGTAAATGGCATCACCTTTAAATACATTAATATCCGCCGCAACTATGCTGACGCATTGCCGCAAATTCCCTGCTTTGCTACTGAGTTGGAACAAGTATTTGTGCGTTTGATGCGCAATGCCTTTTATGCGCTTAATGCTAAATTGTGGGATGAACACAACAAGCCTTGGATAAATATAGAGATAGGAACGTTTTATGATTCACTCTGGATTAAACTGGAACACAACGGCAAGAGCTTAACCGAAGAAGAACAACTGGATATTTTCCAGCCCTTCTTTGCGCTGAGTGAACACAACTCCAGCTTCCCGGTGGAGCAGCGCTTGTCTTACTCGCATTTTATTATTACCGATCATCATCGCGGCCAAATGGCAGTCACTTCTGATGATGAACATGGAACCTGCTTTAATATTCAATTAGCGTTGCGTTAA
- a CDS encoding vanadium-dependent haloperoxidase translates to MVMPTNNGDESIDFTPDCSTPEEALFLGNFHKTLPHNQYGEVDSVAYRKFKGICNAVEQGMPVNFEDVPKGSPILVYPHDMVRALRGTAKFTSPLAGASTESLGPLPKSMEMIPAPSVKSHTTAAEMVELYWMAYLRDKDIYEFCSSDPEIQQAVEDISKAYTKAQNAKNKTWGDIEVGLDIPETIDVNSLFRCGLKDEEFGPLVSQFFLHDIAYGTQTIVPDQFPYAAGRDFLVDYKAWLHAQNTGKDSYGRDYANCNYFADDPAYYEKSKRKIATMRDLARFVNRDALHQAYFNAALFLDSHGAKIDSGNPYSGTLYTREGGFATLGGPDLLTLVSEVASRALKVVWRQKWLVHRRCRPEVYGGLLHVKHIGADDDPALKRNYDLNDADAEVVLSSAIAGMLKTKYGKQQLLLPMAFSAGSPAHPAYGAGHATVAGACVTVLKAWFDEDQKFESLFTSAAKCIKGPKEPPSPLPVAGILYPSLSGPTATPPTCLNDKEVKKISSMTVGGELNKVAANVAMGRSMGGVHWRTDNTRSLRLGEQIAIEILKKRTLEYAEYPVSFTFTSFDKKSIRIANGEAIYL, encoded by the coding sequence ATGGTTATGCCCACGAATAATGGTGATGAGTCAATTGATTTCACACCTGATTGTAGTACTCCGGAAGAGGCATTGTTTTTAGGAAATTTCCATAAGACCCTGCCACACAACCAGTATGGTGAAGTTGATTCTGTGGCTTACCGAAAATTTAAAGGGATCTGCAATGCGGTTGAACAGGGAATGCCGGTCAACTTTGAAGATGTACCGAAGGGTAGTCCGATCCTCGTTTATCCGCATGATATGGTGAGGGCCTTGAGAGGGACAGCGAAATTCACCAGTCCGTTAGCGGGCGCTTCCACCGAATCATTGGGGCCATTACCTAAATCCATGGAGATGATTCCCGCCCCCTCGGTTAAATCTCACACCACGGCGGCGGAAATGGTCGAGCTTTATTGGATGGCCTATTTGCGCGATAAAGATATTTATGAGTTTTGTTCTAGTGATCCGGAAATTCAACAAGCCGTTGAGGATATTTCAAAAGCCTATACCAAAGCACAGAACGCAAAAAATAAAACCTGGGGTGACATTGAAGTTGGTCTGGATATTCCTGAAACAATAGATGTGAATTCATTGTTTCGCTGTGGGCTAAAAGACGAAGAGTTTGGCCCTCTGGTAAGTCAGTTTTTTTTGCATGACATTGCCTATGGCACTCAAACGATTGTGCCCGATCAGTTTCCCTATGCAGCAGGTCGAGATTTTCTGGTTGACTATAAAGCCTGGCTTCATGCGCAAAATACCGGAAAAGATTCTTATGGGCGTGATTACGCAAATTGTAATTACTTTGCTGATGACCCCGCTTATTATGAGAAGTCCAAGCGCAAAATCGCGACTATGCGAGATTTGGCGCGCTTTGTTAATCGTGATGCCTTGCATCAGGCTTACTTTAATGCCGCATTATTTTTGGATTCTCATGGAGCAAAAATCGATAGCGGTAATCCGTACAGTGGTACTTTGTACACTCGAGAAGGCGGCTTTGCGACTCTCGGTGGCCCAGATTTACTGACCCTGGTTTCCGAGGTTGCCAGTCGCGCACTTAAAGTGGTCTGGCGGCAAAAATGGTTGGTTCATCGCCGCTGTCGGCCGGAAGTTTACGGTGGGTTGTTACATGTTAAGCACATAGGAGCAGATGATGATCCCGCATTAAAACGCAATTATGATTTAAATGATGCAGACGCGGAGGTTGTTTTATCTTCAGCTATCGCTGGGATGTTAAAGACCAAGTACGGAAAACAGCAGTTGTTACTGCCAATGGCCTTTTCTGCCGGGTCCCCTGCACACCCAGCTTATGGTGCTGGGCACGCAACTGTGGCTGGTGCATGTGTAACTGTGCTCAAAGCATGGTTCGATGAAGATCAAAAATTTGAATCGCTGTTTACCAGCGCGGCCAAGTGTATAAAAGGTCCCAAGGAGCCGCCGTCACCTCTTCCAGTCGCAGGCATTTTGTATCCGAGTTTGAGCGGGCCAACCGCTACGCCACCCACGTGTTTGAATGATAAAGAAGTTAAGAAAATAAGTTCGATGACTGTTGGGGGGGAGCTTAATAAGGTTGCAGCGAATGTTGCTATGGGGCGGAGTATGGGAGGAGTACATTGGCGGACGGACAATACGCGCAGCCTAAGATTAGGGGAGCAGATTGCTATAGAGATCCTCAAAAAACGTACCCTGGAATATGCGGAGTACCCCGTGTCTTTTACCTTCACCAGCTTTGATAAAAAATCCATTCGGATTGCGAATGGAGAAGCGATTTATTTATAG